A genomic stretch from Flavobacterium sp. KS-LB2 includes:
- a CDS encoding HU domain-containing protein: MKIELYIAQLLYRYQCVTVPGFGAFLTEIQSAKLNESTNSFSPPKKMIAFNANLKNNDGLLANHIALAEKTSYEYAVSKIQYEVFNWKKAFEENELISIKNVGDLRLNADKNIVFTPYDQTNYLTSSFGLAPFVSPLVKREIFEKEVAAIEEKATITMVPETRTANPYLKYAAIFVLGLGLVGSIGYPMYQNQIASETMLVETAVQKQVQNKIQQATFFIESPVPAVTLSVKSDKEIKMPYHIMAGVYREEKNANKTLRILTRLGYDAKRIAPNKNGYFPVLYGSYATFAEAEKAKKEINEKHNPEAWILIQSL, from the coding sequence ATGAAAATCGAACTATACATCGCGCAGCTTTTATACCGTTATCAATGTGTTACCGTTCCTGGTTTCGGAGCTTTTTTGACCGAAATTCAATCGGCTAAACTAAACGAAAGTACAAATTCATTTTCTCCTCCCAAAAAAATGATCGCTTTCAATGCTAATCTAAAAAACAATGATGGTTTATTAGCCAATCATATCGCTTTAGCGGAGAAAACTTCTTATGAATATGCCGTAAGTAAAATTCAATACGAGGTATTTAATTGGAAAAAAGCATTTGAAGAAAACGAACTTATTTCAATAAAAAATGTAGGTGATCTTCGCTTGAATGCAGATAAAAATATCGTTTTCACACCTTACGATCAAACGAATTATTTAACTAGTTCTTTTGGTTTGGCTCCATTTGTTTCGCCTCTTGTAAAAAGAGAAATCTTTGAAAAAGAAGTAGCAGCAATTGAAGAAAAAGCTACCATAACAATGGTTCCTGAAACAAGAACAGCAAATCCATATTTAAAATATGCCGCTATTTTTGTATTAGGATTGGGACTTGTAGGAAGTATTGGTTATCCAATGTATCAAAACCAAATTGCCTCAGAAACAATGCTTGTTGAAACTGCAGTTCAAAAACAAGTTCAAAATAAAATTCAGCAAGCTACTTTCTTCATCGAAAGTCCGGTTCCTGCTGTTACACTTTCGGTAAAATCCGATAAAGAGATAAAAATGCCGTATCACATTATGGCAGGCGTGTACCGAGAAGAAAAAAATGCCAACAAAACCTTGCGCATTTTAACGCGTTTAGGATATGATGCTAAACGAATCGCTCCTAACAAAAACGGTTATTTTCCAGTGTTATACGGAAGCTACGCTACTTTTGCCGAAGCTGAAAAAGCAAAAAAAGAAATCAATGAAAAGCACAATCCAGAAGCTTGGATATTAATTCAATCACTATAA
- the dprA gene encoding DNA-processing protein DprA: MKEQDLFYLLALQRIEGVGDIMAKKLITHFGTAEAVFNTKASQLAAIDGVGSVLMKNLKDKSVFEKATQELEFIKANEINAVYFQDEDYPERLKHCIDGPLLLFTSGNINLKNRRIISIVGTRQITSYGTEFCRKLIEDLAPLDPIIVSGFAYGVDIVAHQLAMEHNLQTIGVVAHGLNQIYPKTHKKYVSKVEQNGGFMTEFWSSSNPDKENFVRRNRIVAGMSEATIVIESADRGGSLITANLANDYNRDVFAVPGRVTDKYSQGCNNLIKTQKANVLTSAADLIYILNWDIQKESKPVQKQLFVSLDDDEQKVYDYLLKTGKELMDIIALRCDFPIYKISGMLLNMELKGVIRPLPGKLFEAI; encoded by the coding sequence ATGAAAGAGCAGGATTTATTTTATTTATTGGCATTGCAAAGAATAGAAGGCGTAGGCGACATCATGGCCAAAAAACTGATTACCCATTTTGGAACTGCAGAAGCGGTTTTTAATACAAAGGCTTCGCAACTCGCTGCTATTGATGGAGTAGGATCTGTTTTGATGAAAAATTTAAAGGACAAATCGGTTTTCGAAAAAGCAACTCAAGAACTGGAGTTTATAAAAGCAAATGAAATAAATGCAGTTTATTTTCAGGATGAAGACTATCCGGAACGGTTGAAACATTGTATTGATGGACCACTTTTATTATTCACATCTGGAAATATCAATTTAAAAAACAGAAGAATAATCAGTATTGTAGGAACGCGCCAAATTACCTCGTATGGAACGGAATTTTGTAGAAAACTGATCGAAGATTTAGCTCCACTGGATCCTATAATTGTCAGTGGTTTTGCCTATGGCGTTGATATTGTCGCACACCAATTGGCAATGGAACATAATTTACAGACGATAGGAGTTGTAGCGCATGGGTTGAACCAAATTTACCCGAAAACCCATAAAAAATATGTATCGAAAGTCGAGCAGAACGGTGGTTTTATGACCGAGTTTTGGAGTTCCTCGAATCCCGATAAAGAAAATTTCGTACGAAGAAACAGAATCGTTGCAGGAATGTCTGAAGCGACTATCGTAATTGAATCAGCGGATAGAGGCGGATCTTTAATCACGGCAAATTTGGCCAATGATTACAATCGAGATGTTTTTGCCGTTCCGGGACGTGTTACGGATAAATACAGCCAGGGTTGCAACAACCTGATAAAAACCCAAAAAGCAAATGTCTTGACGAGTGCTGCGGATTTGATCTATATTTTGAATTGGGATATTCAGAAGGAATCCAAACCCGTACAGAAACAATTGTTTGTAAGCTTAGATGATGATGAGCAAAAAGTATACGATTACCTCCTTAAAACAGGAAAAGAACTGATGGATATTATTGCTTTGCGCTGTGATTTTCCTATTTATAAAATCTCTGGAATGCTATTGAATATGGAATTGAAAGGCGTGATACGACCTCTGCCGGGGAAATTGTTTGAGGCGATATAA
- the trpS gene encoding tryptophan--tRNA ligase, translated as MAKILTGVQSTGTPHLGNLLGAIIPAIALSNKPENESFLFIADLHSITQIKNGETLRTNTYSTAAAWLACGLNVDKVVFYRQSDVPQTAELSWYLSCFFPFQRLTLAHSFKDKADRLEDVNAGLFSYPMLMAADILLYDAEFVPVGKDQLQHLEITRDVASRFNHQMGETFVLPEAKIQEDSMLIPGTNGGKMSKSANNIINIFLDDKSLRKQVMSIETDSTPLEDPKNPDTCNAFAIYSLLANEEQIAAMKANYLGGNYGYGHAKQALFELITETFKTEREKYNYYINNLTEVDALLKIGAQKAAAVANGVLARVREKLGFEV; from the coding sequence ATGGCAAAAATACTTACAGGCGTTCAAAGTACAGGAACACCACATTTAGGAAACTTACTTGGCGCAATCATTCCCGCAATAGCTTTATCAAATAAACCTGAAAACGAATCCTTTCTTTTCATTGCCGATTTACATTCAATAACACAAATAAAAAACGGCGAAACCTTACGAACCAATACCTACAGTACCGCTGCAGCTTGGTTGGCGTGTGGTTTGAATGTAGACAAAGTAGTTTTCTACAGACAATCTGACGTGCCTCAAACAGCGGAATTATCCTGGTATTTAAGTTGTTTTTTTCCTTTTCAACGCTTGACATTAGCACACTCTTTCAAAGACAAAGCCGATAGACTCGAAGATGTAAACGCTGGTTTGTTTTCGTATCCAATGTTAATGGCTGCCGATATTTTATTATACGATGCAGAGTTTGTTCCAGTAGGAAAAGACCAATTGCAACACCTTGAAATCACACGTGATGTAGCATCCCGTTTCAACCACCAAATGGGAGAAACGTTCGTACTTCCCGAAGCCAAAATTCAGGAAGACAGCATGTTGATTCCGGGAACCAATGGCGGAAAAATGAGTAAATCAGCCAATAATATTATCAACATATTCCTGGATGATAAGTCCTTACGCAAACAAGTGATGAGCATTGAAACCGACAGCACGCCGCTGGAAGATCCTAAAAATCCAGATACGTGCAATGCTTTTGCTATTTATTCCTTATTGGCAAATGAAGAACAAATCGCAGCGATGAAAGCCAATTACCTTGGCGGAAATTACGGTTACGGTCACGCCAAACAAGCCTTGTTTGAATTGATTACAGAAACTTTCAAAACCGAAAGAGAGAAATACAATTACTACATCAATAATCTTACTGAAGTTGATGCACTTTTAAAGATTGGTGCTCAAAAAGCAGCTGCTGTTGCGAATGGAGTGCTGGCAAGAGTAAGAGAAAAATTAGGATTTGAAGTGTAA
- a CDS encoding lysophospholipid acyltransferase family protein has product MRGLKIIFWVLWRIWFYILMAIPILVMFPFLVLSILTESGYPYFFKMARIWAKFILFGMGFYYKIDKSQEMEYQKSYMIVANHTSMADIMLMLALTRNPFVFVGKKELSKIPLFGFFYKRTCILVDRSSSKSRMEVFNRAQKRINQGLSICIFPEGGVPDDESILLDTFKDGAFRLAIEHEIPIVPITFADNKKRFSYTFFSGSPGIMRVKMHSHIETLGKTGVDRKEIRDEVREIIYNQLVAFDSDPIKSYS; this is encoded by the coding sequence ATGAGAGGATTAAAAATTATTTTTTGGGTATTGTGGCGCATTTGGTTTTATATTTTGATGGCCATTCCCATATTGGTGATGTTTCCTTTTCTGGTATTGTCTATTTTGACGGAAAGCGGTTATCCTTATTTTTTTAAGATGGCTCGTATTTGGGCAAAATTCATTCTTTTCGGGATGGGATTTTATTATAAAATAGATAAAAGCCAAGAAATGGAATACCAAAAAAGTTATATGATTGTTGCCAATCACACTTCCATGGCCGATATTATGCTGATGCTCGCCTTGACTAGAAATCCGTTTGTTTTTGTGGGTAAAAAAGAGCTTTCAAAAATTCCTTTGTTTGGATTTTTCTACAAAAGAACCTGTATTTTGGTAGACAGAAGTTCTTCAAAAAGCAGAATGGAAGTCTTTAATCGTGCTCAAAAAAGAATCAATCAAGGGCTTAGTATCTGTATTTTTCCAGAAGGCGGTGTTCCGGATGATGAATCTATTTTGTTAGATACTTTCAAAGACGGTGCTTTTCGCTTGGCGATAGAACACGAAATTCCTATTGTTCCCATTACTTTTGCTGATAACAAGAAGAGATTTTCGTATACTTTTTTCAGCGGAAGCCCGGGAATTATGCGTGTAAAAATGCATTCACACATAGAAACTTTAGGAAAAACCGGCGTTGACCGAAAAGAAATTCGGGATGAAGTACGAGAGATAATATACAATCAACTAGTAGCTTTCGACTCAGATCCAATTAAAAGCTATAGCTAA